The stretch of DNA GTTCATCGATGAAGTGATGCCATTCTTCGCCGAGCGCGAACGCGCCAGACAACGCAACCAGGTCAGCGCGTGATGGGCCAGGCACAACGTTTCAGCGTGGCCAACGTCACGCTCAATTATCGCCTGGACGGGCATGGACCGCGCCCGCTGGTGTGCATCCATGGCGTGGGTTCCAGCCTTGAGGCGTGGGCTGAAACGGTGGCGGGTCTGCAGGAGCAATTCACCGTGCTGACCTTCGACCTGCGCGGCCACGGCCAGTCGTCCCGCACGCCCGGGCGTTATGAGATTGATCATTTGGTGGGTGAGGCGCTGGCCCTGGCGGATCACGTGGGCTTCAAGCAGTTCGACCTGGCCGGGTTCTCGTTGGGCGGGCTGATCGCCCAACGCATGGCCCTGACTCATCCGTCGCGGGTTCACCGGTTGGTGCTGCTGTCGACCGTCGCCGGGCGTAACGCCGAGGAGCGCGAGCGGGTACACGCGCGCCTCGCCGCCTTGCAGGCCGGGGAGCCGGTGGCTCACTACGAGGCATCGCTGTCGCGTTGGCTGACCGAGGATTTTCAGGCGCGCAATCCCGAGGCTGTTACCCGTCTGCGCCAACTGAATGCCGACAACGACCCGGGCTGTTATGCCGCGGCGTATCGCATCCTGGCCGAGTCGGATTTCGGCGAACAGCTGTCACGGATCCGCTGCCCCACGCTGATTGCCACCGGTGCCGAAGACGCCGGCTCCAACCCACGGATGGCGACGTTCATGCACGATCGCATCGAGGGTTCGCAACTGCGGATTCTGCCTGGGCTGCGCCATTGCATCCTGATCGAGGCGCCGCAACAGGTGGCCGCCCTGATACGCGATTTTCTAACCCCTTCGGAGACTCACCATGGATAAATCATTGCAGGCCCAAGGCGAAAGCGTTCGCCGCCAAGTCCTCGGGGATAGCTACGTCGACCAGGCCCTGGGCCGCGCCGACGACTTTTCCCGGCCCTTCCAGGCGGTGCTCAACGAGTACTGCTGGGGCATGGTCTGGACCGACGACAGCCTGGACCTCAAGCAACGCAGTCTGCTCAACCTGGGAATGCTCGCGGCGCTGGGGCGCATGGACGAATTCGGTACGCATTTCTGCGGCGCCCTGCGCAACGGACTGAGCGACGACGAACTGCGCGCCGCCCTCGTGCAGATCGCGGTGTACTGCGGCGTGCCGGCGGGTGTCGAGGCGTTTCGCGTGGCCCGCAAAGCCCGGGAAAGCATGGCTCCATCGGATTCAACGACCGGTTGACGCCCAACCCTTGCACTCGCCACACCGCTCATGCTGTAAGTGCCTTGGCACCACAACAAGAAATTTTTGCGACTGCGCCTTGCGTCGCCTTAGCTCGAAGATTTTTAACTGCCAGTAGCCCAAAAATTTCTATTGATGAAGTTTTCCGCAGATTGCAAAACAACAATTGGAGGCAATTGGTGAGCGAACGACTAAAGATTGAGAACCTCTACAAGGTCTTTTCCTCAACCCCGGACAAGGCCATGCAGCTCTTGACCGCCGGGGCCAGCAAAGACCGGATCCTGGCCGAGACCGCCACCGTGGTCGGCCTCAATAACGTATCGCTGTCGATCCCCAGCGGGGCGATCTACATGATCATGGGCCTCTCGGGCTCGGGCAAATCCACCCTGGCGCGCTGTATCAACCGCCTGAATGAACCGACCGCGGGCAAGATCCTGCTGGACGGCGAAGACCTGGTGAGCCTCGACGAAAACCAACTGCGGGAAGTGCGCCGCACACGTATCTCCATGGTGTTCCAGCACTTCGCGCTGCTGCCGAATAAAACCGTGATCGAGAACACCGAGTTCGGCCTCAAGCTGCGCGGTGTCTCGGCGGCCGAGCGGCGCAAGCGGGCCCTGGAAGTACTGGCGATTGTCGGCCTGGCCAAGTGGGCCGACCACCATCCCAACGAGCTGTCCGGCGGCATGCGCCAGCGCGTCGGCCTGGCCCGCGCACTGGCCACCGACGCCGACGTGCTGATCATGGACGAGGCCTTCAGTGCCCTCGACCCATTGATCCGCACCGAGATGCAGGACGAGTTGCTGCGCCTGCAACGCACCCTGAAAAAAACCATCCTGTTCATCACCCACGACTTCCAGGAAGCCCTGAAGCTGGGCACACGCATCGCGATCATGGCCGACGGCCAAGTGGTGCGCGAGGGCACGCCCCAGGAAATCGTGATGGACCCGGGCAGCGATTACGTCGCGGCGTTCACCCGGGAGGTGGACCGTTCGCGGCTGTTCGATGCGCGCTCGATCATGGAAAAAGCCCACACGCTGCTGGTGCAGGGTGACACCCGGGTGGTGGGCAATGACGGCACGGCTGCATTCGTACTGAACACCAGCGGCAAGGCGGTCGGCGTGCTGGACTCGGCAGCGCTGCTGGCCGTGGGCGGCGGCGCCGACGCACTGCAACGGCTGTCGAGCCAGTTCGTTTGCGTGCCGGCCAGCGCCAAGCTGGTGGAAGCCGCGCGCCTGCTCAAACCGGGTTTGCCGGTGGCGGTGGTGGATGGCGACGGGCAGTTCGTCGGCACCCTCAACAGCGCGCACATTCTTGATTGCATAGCCAGCGTCCCGGCCCCGCGCCCTGCCGCTGCGGAGGTTGCACAGCATGCTTAGTTCAGAAGACCTCGCGGTTTTACCCGTAGACCAGTGGATCAGCCAGGGTGTGGAGTGGCTGGGGATTCACCTGCGGCCAATGTTCCAGGCGATTCGCTGGCCGGTGGAGCATTTGCTGGGGCTGAGTGACACGGTGATCCACGCGATCCCGTTCCCGGTCATGGTGTTGCTGATGTTCCTGATCGCCTACCGTGCGGCGAGCCTGGGGGTGGCGCTGTTCAGCGCCGTGGCCCTGGTGGTGATCGCCGCGTTGGGGGTGTGGGACGAGGCCATGACCACCTTGTCGCTGATCACCACGGCGATTGTGATCTGCATGGTGGTGGGCATTCCGGTGGGCATCTGGTGCGCCCGCAGCGAGCGGGTGTGGGGCGTGATGCGGCCGATCCTCGACATCATGCAAACCACCCCGACCTTCGTGTACCTGGTGCCGGTGGTGATGCTGTTTGGCGTCGGCACGGTGTCGGGTGAAGTGGCGGTGGTGATCTCCGCCTGCCCGCCGCTGATTCGCTTTACCTACCTGGGCATCCGCATGGTCGACACCGAACTGGTGGAAGCCGGCCACGCCTTTGGTGCGGACAAGCGCCAATTGCTCTGGGAAATCCAGCTGCCCCTGGCGATCCCGACGATCCTCGGCGGCCTCAACCAGACCGTGCTCACGGCCATGGTGATGTCGGTGGTGGTGGCGATGATCGGCGCCGAAGGCCTCGGCCTGGTGGTGCTGCAAGGCCTAGGCCGGATGGACGTGGGCCGCGCGGCGGTGGGCGGGATTGCCATTGTGCTGCTGGCGATGATGCTCGACCGGATCACCCAGAACCTGGCGCAACCGACCATGCGCAAGCGCAAGTCGCTGTTCAAGCGACTGCTCAATCCGAACCCGGTAAACGCATAACAAAAAGAACCTCATGAATGCCCGTTGTTGACTGCCAACCCTAACCATAACGAGAAAAAAAAGAGGAAATCATGATGCATCCATTCAAAGCCTTGCTTGGATTTGCAGCAGTGTTGTACCTGGCAAGTACGCAGGTGTGGGCCGAGGATTTGCCGGGCACCGGCAAGACCATCCGCTTCGTGCAATCGGAAAGCACCGGCGGCAACTACGTACTGACCAAAATCGCGATCGAGGCCACCAAGCGCCTGGGCTACGCGAGCAAGTTGAGCACCGTCAACACCACCCTGTTCTTCCCCGCCGCGGCCCAGGGCGACCTGGACCTGTCGATGGACGTGACCTTGCCGATGCTGCAACCGAGCTTTGACAAGGTGAAGGACCGTACCGAAGTGGTGGGCTCGGGCTTCATTACGGGCGCTGGCTATAACGGCTACATGATCGACAAGAAAACCGCCGACGCGTACGGCATCACCAGCCTGGAACAAATGAAGGACCCGAAAATCGCCGGGTTGTTCGGCAAGGACGGCAAGGCCAACCTGATCAGTTGTGATCCGGGCTGGGGCTGTGGCGATGTGGTGGATTACCAGCTCGACAAGTTCGGTCTCAAGGACACGGTTAACCCGGTACGCGGCAAATACGAAGCACTGATGTTCGAAAACGTCGCCCGGCTGAAACGTGGCGAGCCGGTGTTTTTCTATGCGTGGGCACCGTCGTGGATGACCAACACCATGGTGCCGGGCAAGGACGTGGTGTGGCTGCCGACGCCGTTTGATGCGTTGCCGGGCAATGTGCCGAGCACCACTTCGGCACTGACGCCCGGGGTTGCCGGGTGCGCCGGCGGGGCTGATCCATGCCGCATGGCGATGGCGGCGTGGAACTGGTATGCGATTGGCAACAAGCAATTCATCGCGGCGAATCCGGCGATCAAGAAGTTGGTGGAGCAGATGACGTTTTCCCAGGCAACCTGGAGTTATTGGGAAAAAACCATCAGCGCCGACGGCTCCAGCGAACGCAACATTCGCAAGCTGGCGGAGGACTGGATGAAGGAAAACAAAGCGACGTTTGACGGCTGGGTGGCCACCGCAAAAACCGCCAAGTAGCACCGATTCAATGTGGGAGCTGGCTTGCCTGCGATAGCGATGTTGAATTCACCGTCGCCATCGCAGGCAAGCCAGCTCCCACAGTCGATTTTCACCCGCCGCAAAAATAACTGTTTTGGCGGGCGCAATCAGAAAAAACCCACTGCCCCACCCCCACCAAACCACCAATCCCGCGCCTGCTCCTGCCCTAGCATTGCACCCACTCAGCCCATCCGGAGTGACCCCGATGACCTACAAACACCCGCTGCTGTTCAAAGCCCTGTGCTACGTCGACGGCCATTGGGTCCACAGCGCCAGTGCCAGCACCATCGCCGTACATGACCCGGCGAACCAACAGTTGATCGGCCACGTGCCGATGCTGGAAAAACCGCAAATTGTCGCCGCAATCGACGCCGCCCACCGCGCGTTTTCCGCCTGGCGTGAACAGAACCTCGATGCCCGCGCCACGATCCTGCGGCGCTGGGCGGCACTGATCCTCGAACACCAGGAGGATCTCGCCCGCATCCTCAGCCAGGAGCAAGGCAAACCGCTGGCCGAAGCCCGCGGCGAAATCGCCTATGCCGCAAGCTTCATCCCGTGGTTCGCCGAAGAAGCCCGCCGCCTGTACGGCCAGAATATCCCCAGCCATATCCCCGGTGCGCACCTGGGCACAGTCAAGGAACCCGTAGGCGTCTGCGCCCTGCTGACCCCATGGAACTTCCCCTCGGCCATGATCACCCGCAAGGCCGCCGCCGCCCTCGCCGCCGGGTGCACGGTGGTGGTCAAGCCGGCCCATGAAACGCCCTACTCGGCGTTGGCCCTCGCGCAACTGGCCGAAGAAGCCGGCTTCCCGCCGGGCGTGTTCAACGTGGTGCTGGGCGAGCCACAGATGGCCATGCAAACCCTGGTGCAGGACACCCGCGTGCGCTCGGTAAGCTTCACCGGCTCGACCCGGGTCGGCAAGCTGGTACTGCAGGCGGCGGCCCAGGACGTGAAGAAGGTCTCGCTGGAACTGGGCGGCAATGCGCCATTTATTGTCTGCGCCGACGCCAACCTTGAGCTGGCAGTGAGAGTCGCGGTCGAGGCCAAGTTCCAGACCTCCGGCCAGGACTGCTGCGCGGCCAACCGGATCATGGTCGACCGTTCGATCTACTCCGAATTCCTCAGCCGCTTCGCTGCCGCCGTGCGTGAGTTGCGGGTCGGCCCGGCATTGGTCGACGGGCAAGAGCAAAGCGTCGACATCGGCCCGTTGATGCACCAGGCCGCCTTCGACGTCACCGCCGAACGCGTGGCCGACGCCCTGGAGCTGGGCGCGCAACGCCTGGTGGGCTGCGAAGGCCACGCCCTGGGCGGGCTGTTTTACCAGCCAACGGTACTCGCCGACGTGACCCCACAAATGCGCATCTACCGCGAAGAAAACTTCGCGCCGATTGCCGGGGTGCTGCCGTTCGACTCGATTGACCAGGCCATCGAAATGGCCAACGACACCGAGTACGGCCTGGCCGCCTACATTTGTTCCAACCGCCTGGACCTGATCTACCCGCTGATCCGCCGCCTCGACCACGCCATGATCGCGGTCAACGGGGTGAAATTCACCGGTCACCCGATTCCCTTCGGCGGCATGAAAGCCTCGGGCCTGGGCCGTGAAGGCGCCGCCGAGGGCTTCGAAGCCTTTGTCGAAACCAAATACTTTTGCCTGCATCACCAAGGCCAATTCCAAGGAGAGCAACCATGAGCCAAGCATTCAACAGCCTGTTCGAACAAGACCGCGCGCACTTCATGCACCCATCCACCCACGCCCATGATCACGCCAGCGGCGCACTCAAGGGCC from Pseudomonas sp. NC02 encodes:
- a CDS encoding proline/glycine betaine ABC transporter permease, whose amino-acid sequence is MLSSEDLAVLPVDQWISQGVEWLGIHLRPMFQAIRWPVEHLLGLSDTVIHAIPFPVMVLLMFLIAYRAASLGVALFSAVALVVIAALGVWDEAMTTLSLITTAIVICMVVGIPVGIWCARSERVWGVMRPILDIMQTTPTFVYLVPVVMLFGVGTVSGEVAVVISACPPLIRFTYLGIRMVDTELVEAGHAFGADKRQLLWEIQLPLAIPTILGGLNQTVLTAMVMSVVVAMIGAEGLGLVVLQGLGRMDVGRAAVGGIAIVLLAMMLDRITQNLAQPTMRKRKSLFKRLLNPNPVNA
- the proX gene encoding glycine betaine/L-proline ABC transporter substrate-binding protein ProX; its protein translation is MMHPFKALLGFAAVLYLASTQVWAEDLPGTGKTIRFVQSESTGGNYVLTKIAIEATKRLGYASKLSTVNTTLFFPAAAQGDLDLSMDVTLPMLQPSFDKVKDRTEVVGSGFITGAGYNGYMIDKKTADAYGITSLEQMKDPKIAGLFGKDGKANLISCDPGWGCGDVVDYQLDKFGLKDTVNPVRGKYEALMFENVARLKRGEPVFFYAWAPSWMTNTMVPGKDVVWLPTPFDALPGNVPSTTSALTPGVAGCAGGADPCRMAMAAWNWYAIGNKQFIAANPAIKKLVEQMTFSQATWSYWEKTISADGSSERNIRKLAEDWMKENKATFDGWVATAKTAK
- a CDS encoding NAD-dependent succinate-semialdehyde dehydrogenase, whose amino-acid sequence is MTYKHPLLFKALCYVDGHWVHSASASTIAVHDPANQQLIGHVPMLEKPQIVAAIDAAHRAFSAWREQNLDARATILRRWAALILEHQEDLARILSQEQGKPLAEARGEIAYAASFIPWFAEEARRLYGQNIPSHIPGAHLGTVKEPVGVCALLTPWNFPSAMITRKAAAALAAGCTVVVKPAHETPYSALALAQLAEEAGFPPGVFNVVLGEPQMAMQTLVQDTRVRSVSFTGSTRVGKLVLQAAAQDVKKVSLELGGNAPFIVCADANLELAVRVAVEAKFQTSGQDCCAANRIMVDRSIYSEFLSRFAAAVRELRVGPALVDGQEQSVDIGPLMHQAAFDVTAERVADALELGAQRLVGCEGHALGGLFYQPTVLADVTPQMRIYREENFAPIAGVLPFDSIDQAIEMANDTEYGLAAYICSNRLDLIYPLIRRLDHAMIAVNGVKFTGHPIPFGGMKASGLGREGAAEGFEAFVETKYFCLHHQGQFQGEQP
- a CDS encoding alpha/beta fold hydrolase, which encodes MGQAQRFSVANVTLNYRLDGHGPRPLVCIHGVGSSLEAWAETVAGLQEQFTVLTFDLRGHGQSSRTPGRYEIDHLVGEALALADHVGFKQFDLAGFSLGGLIAQRMALTHPSRVHRLVLLSTVAGRNAEERERVHARLAALQAGEPVAHYEASLSRWLTEDFQARNPEAVTRLRQLNADNDPGCYAAAYRILAESDFGEQLSRIRCPTLIATGAEDAGSNPRMATFMHDRIEGSQLRILPGLRHCILIEAPQQVAALIRDFLTPSETHHG
- a CDS encoding carboxymuconolactone decarboxylase family protein, with amino-acid sequence MDKSLQAQGESVRRQVLGDSYVDQALGRADDFSRPFQAVLNEYCWGMVWTDDSLDLKQRSLLNLGMLAALGRMDEFGTHFCGALRNGLSDDELRAALVQIAVYCGVPAGVEAFRVARKARESMAPSDSTTG
- a CDS encoding glycine betaine/L-proline ABC transporter ATP-binding protein: MSERLKIENLYKVFSSTPDKAMQLLTAGASKDRILAETATVVGLNNVSLSIPSGAIYMIMGLSGSGKSTLARCINRLNEPTAGKILLDGEDLVSLDENQLREVRRTRISMVFQHFALLPNKTVIENTEFGLKLRGVSAAERRKRALEVLAIVGLAKWADHHPNELSGGMRQRVGLARALATDADVLIMDEAFSALDPLIRTEMQDELLRLQRTLKKTILFITHDFQEALKLGTRIAIMADGQVVREGTPQEIVMDPGSDYVAAFTREVDRSRLFDARSIMEKAHTLLVQGDTRVVGNDGTAAFVLNTSGKAVGVLDSAALLAVGGGADALQRLSSQFVCVPASAKLVEAARLLKPGLPVAVVDGDGQFVGTLNSAHILDCIASVPAPRPAAAEVAQHA